One Leptospira wolbachii serovar Codice str. CDC genomic region harbors:
- a CDS encoding type I restriction-modification system subunit M, translating to MNKEELKKLEDKLWKSADTLRANSDMKASEYSTPVLGLIFLKFADNKYSSVEKEIEAEFESLKKSRISKSKAEIAIAKCGFYLPGEARYDYLLGLEESEDLALAIKNAMAAIEAHKPELEGVLPKEEYSRLNRKKDSSGNLTYDNSILIRLLKNFKDIPKDATGDIFGQIYEYFLGNFALAEGQGGGEFFTPRSVVRLMVEIIEPKEGRVFDPACGSGGMFVQSAHFAESHKAAGNQSDFYVMGCEKTRETVKLAKMNLVVNGLKGTIEQANSYYEDPHQSFEKFDYVFANPPFNVDDVNLLQVEKDPRFNAYGVPKNKSAIKSKDKGTVTVPNANYLWINLFASSLKPKGRAGLVMANSASDARHSEAEIRKNLIQNNLIYAMVTLPSNLFYTVTLPATLWFFDKAKTSKDILFIDARNIFTQIDRAHREFSEEQVQNIATICRLQRGDRASFVHLVHEYLEKGHLGLKEHKQKLADAFQQLKGQLKANQSKESFEELGLIKNMEKALSLLESYQKSVDLASVDKANKAQRKLIESITPVFTELHEVMKSVDKAVRHLEKENNKSKDLKNLKTELEILHKEAKASEYYFGHVVWLEERFPEAKYEDVTGLCKLANLTEVEEQEYSLNPGRYVGVVIEEDGKTEEEFISEMMSLQETLETLNKEAHGLESIIAKNIRLVAGEV from the coding sequence ATGAATAAAGAAGAACTCAAAAAACTAGAGGACAAACTTTGGAAGTCGGCAGACACGCTTCGAGCCAATTCGGATATGAAGGCTTCTGAATACTCAACTCCTGTTTTAGGTCTTATTTTTCTAAAATTTGCTGATAATAAATATAGTTCTGTGGAAAAAGAGATCGAAGCGGAATTTGAATCTCTTAAAAAATCAAGAATATCCAAATCAAAAGCAGAAATAGCAATTGCCAAATGTGGTTTTTACCTACCTGGCGAAGCTCGTTATGATTATCTATTAGGACTGGAAGAATCAGAAGATTTGGCGTTAGCAATCAAAAATGCGATGGCGGCCATTGAAGCACACAAACCAGAACTCGAAGGAGTATTGCCAAAGGAAGAATACTCACGTCTCAATCGAAAAAAAGATAGTTCGGGGAATCTAACTTATGATAACTCAATCCTGATACGATTATTAAAAAATTTCAAGGACATTCCAAAAGACGCAACAGGCGATATCTTCGGTCAAATTTATGAATACTTTCTCGGAAACTTTGCCCTTGCAGAAGGACAAGGCGGAGGAGAATTTTTTACTCCTAGGTCTGTTGTTCGTTTGATGGTAGAAATCATTGAACCAAAGGAAGGAAGAGTCTTTGATCCGGCATGTGGATCTGGCGGTATGTTTGTCCAATCGGCTCATTTTGCAGAGTCCCATAAAGCTGCTGGAAATCAGTCTGATTTTTATGTGATGGGCTGTGAAAAAACAAGAGAAACAGTAAAACTTGCAAAGATGAATTTGGTTGTCAATGGTCTGAAAGGGACAATTGAACAGGCGAATAGTTATTACGAAGACCCGCATCAAAGTTTTGAAAAGTTCGATTATGTATTTGCCAACCCGCCATTTAACGTGGATGATGTGAACCTTTTGCAAGTGGAAAAAGACCCTCGTTTCAATGCGTACGGTGTACCAAAAAACAAATCGGCTATCAAATCCAAAGACAAAGGAACTGTCACCGTTCCCAATGCCAATTATTTATGGATCAACCTCTTTGCCAGTTCCCTAAAACCAAAGGGCCGCGCTGGCCTTGTCATGGCAAACTCGGCCTCAGATGCAAGACATAGCGAAGCTGAGATCCGCAAAAACCTGATCCAAAACAATTTGATTTATGCGATGGTGACTCTACCATCTAACTTATTCTATACGGTGACATTACCTGCCACACTTTGGTTTTTTGACAAAGCCAAAACATCCAAAGACATCCTTTTTATCGATGCACGAAATATCTTTACACAAATTGACCGGGCTCATCGTGAATTTTCCGAAGAACAAGTGCAAAACATTGCCACCATTTGTCGATTGCAAAGGGGAGACAGAGCCTCCTTTGTCCATCTGGTGCACGAGTACCTAGAAAAAGGTCACCTAGGCCTAAAAGAACACAAACAAAAATTAGCAGATGCCTTCCAACAACTCAAAGGGCAATTGAAAGCGAATCAATCCAAGGAAAGTTTTGAGGAATTGGGACTTATCAAAAATATGGAAAAAGCCCTCTCTCTTTTAGAATCCTACCAAAAATCTGTGGATTTGGCCTCGGTAGACAAGGCAAACAAAGCACAAAGAAAACTCATCGAATCCATCACACCCGTCTTTACTGAGTTACACGAAGTGATGAAGTCCGTGGACAAGGCTGTCCGCCATTTGGAAAAAGAAAATAACAAATCTAAGGATTTAAAAAACTTAAAAACCGAACTCGAAATTCTCCACAAAGAAGCCAAGGCCAGCGAATATTATTTTGGACATGTGGTATGGCTAGAGGAACGATTCCCCGAAGCCAAATACGAAGATGTAACAGGCCTTTGCAAATTGGCAAATCTAACCGAAGTGGAAGAACAGGAATACTCCCTGAACCCTGGCCGTTATGTGGGGGTCGTCATCGAGGAGGATGGAAAAACCGAAGAAGAATTTATCTCGGAGATGATGAGCCTCCAAGAAACATTGGAAACCTTAAATAAGGAAGCCCATGGTTTGGAATCCATCATTGCCAAAAATATCCGTTTGGTGGCCGGGGAAGTATGA
- a CDS encoding restriction endonuclease subunit S, with product MKDWEFFKNSELISEKILEIGDGYRAKNTEFANEGLPFARAGNINDGFQFITTDLLNPKSVLKAREKISKVNDCVLTTKGTFGRVAYVRKNTQTFVYSPQLCYWRSNDQSRLNSRFLFYWLQGPEFLIQANQIKSSTDMADYANLTDQRQMEIHLPPLSIQKKIAAVLSAYDDLIETNERRIQILETMAEELYKEWFVRLRFPGHETTKIVKGVPEGWEVKRAIDIFNILGGGTPNTDRQEYWNGNIPFFTPKDSHQGYFCMVTEKGITPLGLENCNSKLYSKFTIFITARGTVGNISLPCKPMAMNQSCYALVPKENDNLYFHFLALKNSVDVIKGRSNSGVFDNIITDSFKVFGYFIPDDSTLKMFSNIINPFFIQLENLLNANSLLKTSRDRLLSRLVSGKIDLSNLDIQFPPSMKEEINHG from the coding sequence ATGAAGGATTGGGAATTTTTTAAAAATAGCGAATTAATTTCAGAAAAGATTCTTGAAATAGGTGATGGTTATAGAGCAAAGAATACGGAATTTGCGAATGAAGGACTACCTTTTGCGCGAGCAGGAAATATAAACGATGGATTCCAATTTATCACGACCGACTTACTTAATCCTAAAAGTGTTCTTAAAGCAAGAGAGAAAATCTCAAAAGTTAACGATTGCGTTCTAACTACCAAAGGCACATTTGGAAGGGTTGCTTACGTTCGAAAAAATACACAGACCTTCGTTTATTCTCCGCAATTATGTTACTGGAGATCGAACGATCAATCTAGATTAAATTCCAGATTTCTTTTTTATTGGCTTCAGGGTCCAGAGTTTCTGATTCAAGCAAACCAAATTAAAAGTTCTACCGACATGGCGGATTATGCCAATTTAACGGATCAAAGGCAAATGGAAATCCACCTCCCTCCCCTCTCCATCCAAAAAAAAATCGCCGCCGTTCTTTCCGCCTATGACGACTTAATCGAAACCAACGAACGCCGCATCCAAATCTTAGAAACGATGGCGGAAGAATTGTACAAAGAATGGTTTGTACGATTGCGATTTCCAGGACACGAAACAACAAAGATCGTCAAGGGTGTGCCGGAAGGTTGGGAGGTGAAGAGGGCAATAGATATATTTAATATTCTCGGTGGCGGAACACCAAATACGGACAGGCAGGAATATTGGAATGGAAATATTCCATTCTTTACTCCGAAAGATTCACACCAGGGTTACTTTTGCATGGTTACAGAAAAAGGGATTACTCCTCTTGGTTTAGAAAATTGTAATAGCAAGCTTTATTCAAAATTTACTATCTTTATAACAGCGCGAGGTACTGTGGGTAATATTTCATTACCATGTAAACCGATGGCGATGAATCAATCCTGTTATGCTCTCGTTCCAAAGGAAAATGATAATCTTTATTTTCATTTTCTTGCATTAAAGAATTCAGTTGATGTTATCAAAGGTCGATCAAACTCGGGAGTGTTCGATAACATAATTACTGACAGCTTCAAAGTTTTCGGATATTTTATACCGGACGATTCGACGTTAAAAATGTTTAGCAATATAATTAATCCTTTTTTCATTCAGCTAGAAAATCTACTTAATGCAAACTCCCTTCTCAAAACCTCCCGTGACCGCCTACTCTCTCGTTTGGTGTCGGGGAAAATTGACCTTTCTAATTTGGACATCCAATTCCCACCGAGTATGAAAGAGGAGATCAACCATGGTTGA
- a CDS encoding ATP-binding protein — translation MVELSPLYLHGLVGELTALPRETEWLEFKTNDDRESEIGEYISALANSALRLGKPKAYLVWGVEDGTHQMVGTNFRPTAKKVGGEELENWLLQRLSPRLYFRFYELVVDEKPVVLLEIDPAYGHPVRFLNEAYIRVGTYKKKLKEFPLMEKEIWRTLDKTPFETQIAAEKISGDEVLKLLDFTSYFDLMQLPLPDGNHAILNALKTESLILDCPAGGYNITNLGAILFAKKISEFPSFKRKALRLVQYKGNDRIQTQKEQDGTKGYATGFSGLMDFIKAMLPANEVIGEALRTETPMYPEVAIRELVANALIHQDFSVKGAGPMIEIFSDRMEITNPGTPLVSVDRFLDSPPKSRNEILASLMRRLGICEERGSGIDKVVFETEFHGLPAPLFEVPEESTRTVLFAHKDFDAMTKDDKVRACYLHACLQMVKREKMTNKSLRVRFGLEESKNSIVSRIIANTIEAGLVTPDPMSESRRDSAYVPFWSSSKELGT, via the coding sequence ATGGTTGAACTGTCTCCTCTCTATTTACATGGACTTGTGGGAGAGCTCACCGCTTTGCCACGGGAGACAGAATGGTTGGAGTTCAAAACAAATGACGACAGGGAGTCGGAAATTGGGGAGTACATCTCGGCCCTTGCCAATTCAGCTCTGCGACTCGGAAAACCCAAAGCCTATTTGGTTTGGGGAGTGGAAGACGGCACCCATCAAATGGTGGGAACAAACTTTCGACCTACTGCCAAAAAAGTGGGAGGAGAAGAACTTGAGAATTGGCTTTTGCAAAGGCTCTCTCCTAGGCTTTACTTTCGTTTTTATGAGTTAGTTGTTGATGAGAAACCAGTCGTTTTACTAGAAATAGACCCGGCATATGGCCACCCCGTCCGTTTCTTAAATGAAGCCTATATCCGAGTGGGAACTTACAAAAAGAAGTTAAAAGAATTTCCCCTGATGGAAAAAGAAATCTGGCGGACACTGGACAAAACTCCTTTCGAAACCCAAATTGCCGCAGAAAAAATTTCGGGAGATGAGGTCTTAAAGCTTTTGGACTTCACCTCATACTTTGATTTGATGCAACTTCCACTTCCTGACGGGAACCATGCTATCCTAAATGCTTTAAAAACGGAGTCCCTCATCCTAGATTGTCCCGCCGGTGGTTATAATATAACCAATTTAGGAGCCATTTTGTTTGCTAAAAAAATAAGCGAGTTCCCTTCATTCAAACGAAAGGCACTGCGCCTTGTCCAATACAAAGGGAACGACCGCATCCAAACCCAAAAGGAACAAGACGGAACCAAAGGGTATGCCACTGGGTTTTCGGGGTTAATGGACTTTATCAAAGCAATGCTCCCCGCAAACGAAGTGATAGGTGAAGCCCTTCGCACAGAAACTCCGATGTATCCAGAAGTCGCCATCCGTGAGTTAGTGGCCAATGCCCTCATCCACCAAGATTTTTCTGTCAAAGGGGCAGGTCCTATGATTGAAATTTTTTCGGATCGGATGGAGATCACAAATCCAGGGACGCCTTTGGTTTCCGTGGATCGATTTTTAGACTCGCCACCTAAGTCGCGTAATGAGATACTTGCCTCACTGATGCGGCGACTTGGAATTTGTGAAGAACGTGGCAGTGGGATCGATAAAGTGGTGTTTGAAACCGAGTTCCATGGACTCCCTGCACCACTCTTCGAAGTTCCCGAAGAGTCCACACGTACCGTACTCTTTGCACACAAAGACTTTGATGCCATGACCAAAGACGATAAAGTCCGCGCCTGTTACCTGCACGCTTGCTTACAGATGGTCAAACGAGAAAAGATGACAAACAAATCATTACGAGTTCGGTTCGGACTAGAGGAATCTAAGAACTCTATCGTGTCTCGTATCATTGCAAACACAATCGAAGCAGGACTTGTAACCCCAGACCCCATGTCAGAATCAAGAAGAGATTCTGCTTATGTCCCCTTCTGGTCGAGTTCTAAGGAGCTCGGAACCTAA
- a CDS encoding type I restriction endonuclease subunit R produces MSNPITEDSLEKATLKLLTETYGYSHLNCMTANPEDKNDRSSRSSKKEVIFTSILHKKLVELNPTIPETAILTAISSLGAKRYGVNPLVTNKEMYSMIRNGLPISYVLDGKEVLSHLLLIDFSEPEPNEFTAVSQLWIQGERQTRRPDILIYVNGLPLVFIELKNANVSTQNAYADNLTNYKFDIPQLFYYNSFCILSNGIETKVGSHLASYEYFFNWLRPDDEEEKISKEQISKDGTSLERVIHGLLPKKRLLDYIENFILYYKNAIKIIAQNHQFIGVNRAIESFKSRDGKKGRLGVFWHTQGSGKSYSMIFLSQKVFRKFGNHFTFVIITDREDLDSQIYHNFLDTEAVQKSDVARPKNSQEMRGFLGQNLRIVFTLIQKFRFDKGKEYPVLSDKKDIIVIVDEAHRTQYADLAANMRKGLPGAQYFAFTGTPILGKGDERYKGITYNWFGDYVSQYNFSQSIDDGATVPLFYQKRVPEVLNQNSNLDTEFYDLIENEDIEEKYQEKLEKEFAAELQVIKRSDRLETIAKDIVEHFPTRGYLGKGMVVSIDKFTCVRMYDFVKKNWDEKIKQLVGEISKETNTYKKEEKQKQLEFMRSVEMAVVVSEEAGEEEKFKKHNLDIKTHRDKLNTPDSHGRSIEDRFKKDEDNLKLVFVCSMWLTGFDAPTVSTLYLDKPMKDHTLMQTIARANRVTSYRINGKSKINGEIVDYFNVFRNMKQALKDFGKGSSTEEPNEIATNEESQVNEKEKLFDLLDTAIADGLQFCKSIQIELEKVLESKEVFYKIQLFDSYANQILAKDEYWKEFKVYENTISSLYEAARPEILTNTKDRKLIAVFAYLRGVIDGILENTKLDDIKAKIGRLLDQSIITKDEEQFFQKQSESYSLKKKGKIWDLSKINYDKLKEEFKDSKHKNIEIADLRQFIQKKLEDMLAENSTRISFMEKMQSIIEKYNSGGATTENYYEELIQFAEDLTSESERHVKEGLTAYELEIFDLLKKEKMTKDEEIKVKNAAKHLLHRLIEEQPKVLVQDWYRDSQTQAQVKSEVEKILDQDLPATYDRALFANKTNLLYQLIFDYSQKGIKWAA; encoded by the coding sequence ATGTCCAATCCGATCACCGAAGACTCACTCGAAAAAGCAACGTTAAAACTTTTAACAGAAACCTATGGATACAGTCATCTCAATTGTATGACGGCAAATCCAGAAGATAAAAACGACCGATCTAGTCGGAGTTCCAAAAAGGAAGTTATATTCACATCCATCCTCCATAAGAAACTAGTCGAATTAAACCCAACCATTCCCGAAACTGCCATATTAACAGCCATTAGTTCCCTTGGTGCTAAACGATATGGAGTGAATCCTCTCGTTACCAATAAAGAAATGTACAGTATGATCCGTAATGGTTTGCCCATATCTTATGTTTTGGATGGGAAAGAAGTATTAAGTCATTTATTACTCATTGATTTTAGTGAACCGGAGCCGAATGAATTTACGGCTGTATCTCAGCTTTGGATCCAAGGGGAAAGACAAACAAGACGCCCCGATATTCTCATCTATGTAAACGGGCTTCCCCTTGTATTCATAGAACTCAAAAACGCCAACGTAAGCACCCAAAATGCATACGCTGACAACCTAACAAACTATAAATTCGACATTCCCCAATTATTTTATTACAATTCCTTTTGTATTCTTTCTAACGGAATTGAAACAAAAGTAGGAAGCCATTTAGCAAGTTATGAATACTTTTTCAATTGGCTAAGGCCTGATGACGAAGAAGAAAAAATCAGCAAAGAACAAATTTCGAAAGATGGAACCAGTTTGGAAAGGGTGATCCACGGCCTACTTCCCAAAAAGCGTCTGTTAGACTATATTGAAAATTTCATTTTATACTACAAAAATGCGATCAAAATTATCGCACAAAATCACCAGTTCATTGGAGTCAATCGTGCTATCGAATCTTTCAAATCCAGAGACGGTAAAAAAGGTAGGTTAGGTGTTTTTTGGCATACACAAGGTTCGGGAAAAAGTTATTCCATGATATTCCTAAGCCAAAAGGTGTTTCGAAAATTTGGAAATCATTTTACCTTTGTTATCATCACGGATAGAGAAGATTTGGACAGTCAAATCTATCATAACTTTTTAGATACCGAAGCTGTCCAAAAATCCGATGTGGCAAGACCTAAAAACTCACAAGAAATGCGAGGGTTTCTTGGTCAAAACTTACGGATAGTATTTACCCTCATCCAAAAATTTCGTTTCGATAAAGGGAAAGAATACCCAGTTCTTTCTGATAAAAAAGATATCATCGTCATTGTGGATGAAGCCCACCGCACACAGTATGCTGACTTAGCCGCCAATATGCGAAAGGGACTTCCCGGAGCTCAATACTTTGCCTTTACTGGCACGCCGATTCTCGGTAAAGGAGACGAAAGATACAAAGGCATCACCTACAATTGGTTTGGTGATTATGTTAGCCAGTACAACTTTTCTCAATCCATTGATGATGGTGCCACAGTTCCATTATTCTACCAAAAAAGAGTCCCTGAAGTATTAAATCAAAACTCCAATCTGGATACCGAATTTTATGATTTGATTGAAAACGAAGATATCGAAGAAAAATACCAAGAAAAACTCGAAAAAGAATTTGCCGCCGAACTCCAAGTCATCAAACGAAGTGACCGTTTGGAAACTATCGCCAAAGACATCGTCGAACATTTTCCTACACGCGGTTATCTCGGCAAGGGAATGGTTGTTTCTATCGATAAATTCACCTGTGTCCGAATGTATGATTTTGTAAAAAAAAATTGGGATGAAAAAATCAAACAACTCGTAGGTGAAATCAGTAAAGAAACCAATACCTATAAAAAAGAAGAAAAACAAAAACAGTTAGAGTTTATGCGATCTGTTGAGATGGCAGTTGTTGTGAGTGAAGAAGCCGGAGAGGAAGAAAAATTTAAAAAACATAACTTAGATATCAAAACCCATAGAGACAAATTAAATACCCCTGATTCCCATGGCCGGTCCATTGAAGATCGATTTAAAAAGGATGAGGATAATTTAAAATTAGTCTTTGTTTGTTCCATGTGGCTGACGGGATTTGATGCACCAACAGTTTCCACTCTGTATTTGGACAAGCCGATGAAAGACCACACTCTTATGCAAACAATCGCCCGTGCCAATCGGGTCACTTCGTATCGAATCAACGGCAAATCAAAAATCAATGGTGAAATTGTAGATTATTTCAATGTATTTCGAAATATGAAGCAGGCTCTCAAAGACTTTGGGAAAGGAAGTTCGACAGAAGAACCAAATGAAATTGCAACCAATGAAGAGTCCCAAGTAAATGAGAAAGAAAAACTTTTTGATCTTTTAGATACGGCAATAGCCGATGGACTTCAATTTTGCAAATCCATCCAAATCGAATTGGAAAAGGTTTTGGAAAGTAAAGAAGTATTTTATAAAATCCAGCTTTTTGATTCGTATGCCAATCAAATCTTAGCCAAGGATGAGTATTGGAAAGAGTTCAAAGTGTACGAAAATACAATTTCTTCACTTTATGAAGCCGCAAGACCAGAAATTTTGACAAACACAAAAGACCGAAAGCTTATTGCTGTCTTTGCCTATTTACGCGGTGTGATCGATGGCATATTGGAAAATACAAAACTAGATGACATCAAAGCAAAAATAGGGCGTTTACTTGACCAAAGTATAATCACGAAAGACGAAGAACAGTTTTTCCAAAAACAAAGTGAATCTTACTCTTTAAAGAAAAAGGGAAAAATTTGGGATTTAAGTAAAATCAATTATGATAAATTAAAAGAAGAGTTTAAGGATTCAAAACATAAAAATATTGAGATTGCCGACTTAAGACAATTCATCCAAAAAAAATTGGAAGATATGCTCGCTGAAAATTCAACTCGAATCAGTTTCATGGAAAAAATGCAAAGTATCATCGAAAAGTACAACTCTGGTGGCGCAACTACCGAAAACTATTACGAAGAACTCATACAATTTGCAGAAGATTTAACGAGTGAGTCCGAGCGTCATGTCAAGGAAGGACTCACTGCTTACGAATTAGAAATTTTTGATCTTTTGAAAAAAGAAAAAATGACGAAAGACGAAGAAATTAAAGTCAAAAACGCAGCGAAACATTTACTTCATAGATTAATAGAAGAACAACCCAAAGTTCTTGTCCAAGATTGGTATAGAGATTCACAAACCCAAGCCCAAGTCAAATCGGAAGTGGAAAAGATTTTAGACCAAGACCTACCTGCAACCTATGACCGAGCTCTCTTTGCAAATAAAACAAATTTATTATATCAGCTTATCTTTGATTATTCACAGAAAGGAATCAAGTGGGCAGCATAA